The proteins below are encoded in one region of Triticum aestivum cultivar Chinese Spring chromosome 1B, IWGSC CS RefSeq v2.1, whole genome shotgun sequence:
- the LOC123102689 gene encoding probable leucine-rich repeat receptor-like protein kinase At1g35710 codes for MQTLGSKMQPVLYLCLLLMPCLFLVEEAHAACHGGISLRSQRMALLHWKDTLASPPVQMSSWQENTTPCNWTGIVCTAVRHGRRMPRVVTDISLPDAGIRGQLGELNFSALAFLTYIDLSNNSLHGALPASISCLSSLLELYLPYNQLTWKIPYEIGGLQSLRVLELSFNRLTGHIPASLGNLTMLNDLIIDQNMVSGPIPEEIGRLVNLQLLQLSNSTLSGLIPKILGNLTQLNILYLYGPIPISIANLTKMNTLFLSNNQITGRIPPELGNLTMLNQLDLNTNQITGSIPLELGNLTMLNELSLYANQITGTVPSKLSILSNLRLGNITKLIRLSLSVNQITGSIPHGIGNLMNLEYLGLYQNQISGSIPKTFGKLQRIRKLQIFNNNLSGSLPQQFGDLISLVEFGVSKNSLSGPLPANICSGGKLEYFDVSSNMFDGPIPSSLKTCTGLKQVYLELNQLSGDISQYFEKLRNLQYLDISGNRLSGIIPEELGTSMKLLSLKINNNNFSGSLPGAIGNLAGLQIMLDVSNNNLTGMLPQQLGKLEMLEFFNLSHNQFSGSIPSSFASMVSLSTVDVSYNDLEGPVPTAWLLQNASASWFLPNKGLCGNLSGLPPCYSTPVAAHKKGKILGLLLPIVLVMGFIIVAAIVVIIILTRKKRNPQESVTAEARDLFSVWNFDGRLAFDDIVRATENFDDKYIIGTGGCGKVYKAQLQDGQLGSLHRTLENDELAKELDWQKRIVAVNDVAQAISYLHHECNPPIIHRDITSNNILLDATFKAFVSDFGTARILKPDSSNWSALAGTYGYIAPELSYTSVVTEKCDVYSFGVVVLELLMGKHPRDLLDGSFSNGKQAMLVKDILDQRPTTPTATEENSLALLIKLAFSWLESSPQARPTMRQAYQTLIQRPSSSSSSVPFSALTLEQGIHVDM; via the exons atgcaaacactaggcagcaaaATGCAACCTGTGTTGTACCTCTGCCTACTGCTCATGCCCTGCCTATTTCTCGTGGAAGAAGCACATGCGGCGTGCCATGGAGGGATCTCACTGAGGTCTCAACGCATGGCCCTCCTCCACTGGAAAGATACACTTGCAAGCCCACCGGTGCAGATGAGCTCTTGGCAGGAAAACACCACCCCCTGCAATTGGACGGGCATCGTGTGCACAGCTGTTCGCCATGGCCGCCGCATGCCCAGGGTAGTTACCGACATCTCCCTGCCGGATGCTGGCATCAGGGGCCAGCTTGGTGAGCTCAACTTCTCAGCTCTTGCATTCCTCACATATATTGACCTCAGCAACAACAGTCTCCATGGTGCACTACCCGCTAGTATCAGCTGCCTGTCATCACTTTTGGAACTCTACCTTCCCTACAACCAGCTCACATGGAAAATTCCCTATGAGATTGGTGGCCTGCAAAGTCTGAGGGTGCTTGAGCTCTCATTTAACAGACTCACAGGACATATTCCTGCGTCTTTGGGCAACCTAACAATGTTAAATGATCTTATCATTGACCAAAACATGGTATCAGGTCCCATTCCTGAGGAGATTGGAAGGCTTGTCAACCTACAACTTCTACAGCTAAGCAACAGCACCTTAAGCGGTTTGATACCAAAAATCCTTGGAAATTTAACCCAGCTAAATATTTTGTACCTGTATG GTCCAATTCCAATCTCCATAGCCAATCTCACTAAGATGAACACACTTTTTCTCTCCAACAATCAGATCACAGGTCGGATACCCCCAGAACTAGGCAATCTCACTATGCTAAACCAACTTGATCTCAACACAAACCAAATAACAGGTTCAATACCCCTAGAACTAGGGAACCTCACTATGCTCAATGAACTTTcactttatgcaaatcaaatcacaGGTACAGTACCTTCAAAATTGAGCATCTTGTCGAATCTCCG CTTAGGAAATATAACCAAGCTGATACGACTATCCCTCTCTGTAAATCAGATAACCGGTTCCATCCCCCATGGGATTGGCAATCTGATGAACCTCGAATATTTAGGCTTGTATCAGAACCAAATTTCAGGATCAATACCAAAAACTTTTGGGAAGCTGCAAAGGATTAGAAAACTGCAAATCTTTAATAACAATTTATCAGGTTCTCTTCCTCAACAATTTGGAGATCTCATCAGCCTTGTTGAATTTGGGGTGTCTAAAAACTCACTTTCAGGACCATTACCTGCAAATATATGTTCAGGTGGCAAACTTGAATATTTCGATGTTTCTTCCAATATGTTTGATGGCCCCATTCCCAGTAGTTTAAAGACTTGCACGGGTTTGAAACAAGTTTACCTTGAGTTGAACCAACTATCAGGTGATATATCTCAGTATTTTG AAAAGCTACGCAATCTACAATACCTTGATATATCTGGGAACAGACTGAGTGGAATAATACCTGAGGAACTAGGGACCAGCATGAAACTACTGTCCTTGAAGATCAACAACAACAACTTCAGTGGAAGTTTGCCAGGTGCGATTGGAAATTTAGCAGGCCTGCAGATCATGTTAGATGTGAGCAACAATAACTTAACTGGCATGTTACCGCAGCAACTTGGGAAGTTGGAGATGCTAGAATTTTTTAATTTATCACACAATCAGTTCAGTGGCAGCATTCCGTCGTCCTTTGCAAGCATGGTGAGCCTTTCAACAGTTGATGTGTCCTACAATGACTTGGAAGGACCGGTCCCAACAGCATGGCTACTCCAAAATGCTTCAGCAAGTTGGTTTCTTCCCAATAAAGGTCTATGTGGTAACCTCTCTGGCCTGCCACCTTGTTATTCAACTCCAGTAGCTGCTCACAAAaaggggaagatacttggtttgctTTTGCCAATTGTTCTTGTGATGGGTTTCATCATTGTTGCTGCAATTGTTGTCATAATAATACTTACTCGTAAGAAGAGAAATCCACAAGAAAGTGTTACTGCTGAAGCAAGGGACCTATTCTCTGTTTGGAATTTCGACGGAAGATTAGCATTTGATGATATTGTAAGGGCGACCGAAAACTTCGATGATAAGTACATCATTGGAACAGGAGGATGCGGCAAAGTGTACAAGGCACAACTCCAAGATGGGCAGCTA GGAAGCCTCCACCGAACATTGGAAAATGATGAGCTAGCGAAGGAATTGGATTGGCAGAAGAGAATTGTTGCTGTAAATGATGTGGCTCAAGCAATATCTTATTTGCACCACGAGTGCAATCCACCTATAATCCATCGAGATATAACGAGCAACAACATCTTACTTGATGCAACCTTCAAGGCTTTCGTCTCGGATTTCGGCACAGCAAGGATTCTTAAGCCTGATTCATCAAACTGGAGTGCACTAGCGGGGACGTATGGGTACATAGCTCCTG AACTCTCGTACACATCTGTTGTCACGGAGAAATGTGATGTCTATAGCTTTGGCGTGGTTGTGCTAGAGCTACTTATGGGGAAGCATCCAAGGGATCTATTAGACGGTAGTTTTTCAAATGGGAAACAAGCTATGCTGGTGAAAGATATTCTGGACCAGCGACCGACAACACCAACAGCAACAGAAGAGAATAGCTTAGCTCTGCTCATCAAGCTGGCCTTCTCTTGGTTGGAATCTTCTCCACAAGCAAGGCCAACCATGAGGCAGGCATACCAGACACTCATCCAGCGACCCTCTTCTAGTTCCTCTTCCGTGCCTTTCAGTGCACTAACACTAGAGCAAGGGATACATGTTGACATGTGA